Proteins from one Sphaeramia orbicularis chromosome 17, fSphaOr1.1, whole genome shotgun sequence genomic window:
- the elovl8a gene encoding ELOVL fatty acid elongase 8a, translated as MEGPLTVTTWQKIQLFYQGILENGDKRTDGWLLVYSPVPVGCIFLCYLIILWAGPRLMARRQPINLRPVLLLYNFAMVCLSAYMFYEFTASAWLSSYSLLCQPVDYSHSPLAMRMARVCWWFYFSKVIELSDTVFFILRKKNNQITFLHVYHHATMVFNWWSGVKYVAGGQSFLIGLINSLVHVVMYLYYGLAAVGPSMTKYLWWKRYLTSLQLLQFFIVTIHTTYNLFADCDYPDSMNAVVVAYSLSLIVLFSNFYYRSYLAKKTTKTT; from the exons ATGGAG gGACCCCTCACTGTTACCACATGGCAGAAAATCCAGTTATTTTACCAAGGGATTCTGGAAAATGGAG ACAAGAGGACAGACGGTTGGCTGCTGGTCTACTCTCCCGTCCCTGTTGGATGTATCTTCCTGTGCTACTTGATTATTTTATGGGCGGGGCCTAGGCTGATGGCCCGGCGTCAGCCCATCAACCTGAGGCCTGTGCTGCTGCTGTATAACTTCGCCATGGTCTGCCTGTCCGCCTACATGTTCTACGAG TTCACAGCCTCTGCCTGGTTGTCCAGTTACAGTCTGCTGTGCCAGCCCGTGGACTACAGCCACAGCCCGCTGGCCATGAGG ATGGCCAGAGTGTGCTGGTGGTTCTATTTCTCCAAGGTGATAGAACTCAGTGACACT GTATTTTTTATCCTGAGGAAGAAGAACAATCAGATAACCTTCCTCCATGTTTACCATCACGCCACCATGGTCTTCAACTGGTGGTCTGGGGTTAAATATGTGGCTGGGGGCCAGT CTTTCCTGATTGGTCTGATCAACTCCCTGGTCCACGTAGTGATGTATCTGTACTATGGTCTGGCAGCTGTCGGACCCAGCATGACCAAATACCTCTGGTGGAAACGCTACCTCACCTCCCTGCAGTTG CTCCAGTTTTTCATCGTAACCATCCATACAACCTACAACCTGTTCGCCGACTGTGACTATCCTGACTCCATGAACGCCGTGGTGGTGGCGTACTCGCTCAGCCTCATCGTTCTGTTCAGTAACTTCTACTACCGCAGCTACCTCGCCAAGAAAACCACCAagacaacataa